AGTATCTTGGAATAAAAAGCTATGGTGAAAGTTGTTGACGATTTATTGCCAAATCATAAATGACGAAGACCGTAAAATAATAGACTTACTTAATTGGGCATTTAAGGATAAAGAAAGTTGCTATTTTTACTATTTTTTGCTTAAAAATGATTTGTCAGAATTTTCACATCTGTTGTAATTTTCAATTGTCAGGAGTAGAATGAAAAAGTATGTTATTTCAATTGAGAGGATGGAGAAAATGTCAGCAATAAAAAGAGAATTAACAGCTAAATTTGCTGCTACTTTTAAAGAAAATAATAAGCAAACTGCACTACAACGTGGTGTGGTAAAAAATGGGATCAGTGCTTCAGCGGAGAATATGGTTGCACATGTAAATAATGTACCAGTTTTTTCTGTAGATCTTGCTACTGGTAAGGTAGCGAATCAAATGCAATCTGGTCGTTGCTGGATGTTTGCCGCTTTGAATACGTTTCGTCATAAAATGTTGAATGTGTTCAATCTAAAAGATTTTGAATTATCTCAAAATTATACTTTTTTCTGGGATAAATACGAAAAAGCAAATTACTTTTATGAAAATATTTTAGCAACAGCTACAGAAGATTTGACTAGCCGTAAAGTTGCTTTTCTTTTACAAACACCGCAGCAAGATGGTGGTCAATGGGATATGATTGTTTCCATTTTCGAAAAATATGGTGTCGTTCCGAAAACTGCTATGCCTGAAAGCAGCAATTCCTCTAATTCTCGAGACTTAAACAATTACTTAAATAAAAAACTTCGCAAGGATGCTGTGACTTTACGCAATTTAGTGGCTAGTGGTAAATCTACGTCAGAAATTCAAAGTGAAAAAGAAAATATGCTAGAAGAAGTCTATAACTTTTTGGCGATTTCTTTAGGAACTCCACCAGAAACATTTGATTTTGAATACCGAGATGAAGAAAAAAATTATCATTTGGATCAAAATTTGACCCCACAAAGTTTTTATGAAAAATATGTGGGAATTAACTTAAATGATTACGTCAGCATCATCAACGCTCCAACAACGGATAAACCTTATAATCAGTCTTATACTGTTGAAATGTTGGGAAATGTAGTTGCGGGTAAAGAAGTAAAATATTTGAACGTTGATATGGATACTTTCAAAAAACTAGCGATTGCCCAATTAGAACAAGGGGAGTCTGTCTGGTTTGGTTGCGATGTGGGTCAATCTTCTACTCGTGATTCCGGGATTATGGCTTTAGATGCTTATGATATGAATGATTTGTTTGATATTGATTTTACAATGACAAAAGCTGAACGTTTGGATTACGGAGAAAGCTTAATGACCCATGCAATGGTCTTAACTGGAGTTGATTTAGTAGATGGAAAATCAACTAAATGGAAAGTCGAAAATAGCTGGGGCGAAAAAGTTGGGACAAAAGGTTTCTTTGTTATGAGTGATGAATGGATGGACGAATATACTTATCAAATTGTTGTCCGAAAAGACTTATTAACACCAGAACAATTAGCTGCATATGAAAAAGCACCGACTGTTTTAGCTCCATGGGACCCAATGGGCGCTTTGGCATAATTCTAAAGGATGTTGTCACAAGATTAGTTTGGCGAATAGACTTATGATTGCTACTATCAATTGCAATCATAAGTCTTTTTAGTTCGCCAAAAAAATTGGCAGTACGTATAGTAATCGTGTGTAGGAAATTGTTCCCAAAAAGGAAAATAAATACGTCACATTGATTTTTCTGTTATACTTTTTAATAAGTAGATGCAAGGGGAGCCTTGCCTTTAGAGGAGGCAGAAAAATGGAACAAATTATTCAATTGGAAAAGGCCGCAAATGTTCGCGATTTAGGTGGTTATATCGCTAATAATGGGATTGTACGGATGAATAAAGTCGTGCGCAGTGCGAGTCTGTCTGAATTATCGAAACATGATCAAGTAAAGCTGGAAGAGTACGGTGTGAAAAAAGTGATTGATTTTCGGTCACCAAGTGAAGCTACAGAAGCTCCGGATAAAATAATTTCTGAATCAAAAGCTTATTTTTTACCGGTCTTTGGTCACGATGAAACAAAAGTTTCTATTTCACCGCAGGAATTATTGAAGCAGTTAGAGCAAGGAATGACGGCTGAATCCCAAATGATTAACGTCTATCGTCATTTTATTGAAGATGAACATGCAAAATTAGCTTATCGCAAATTTTTACAGATTTTGTTAGAAAATGATAAAGATAATACGAGTGTCTTATTTCACTGTACTGCTGGAAAAGATCGAACTGGATTTGGAGCGGCATTATTATTAGATATATTGGAAGTAGATCATCAAACAATTATGGCTGACTACCTAGCTACGAATCGCTATCTAAATGAGCAGACAGAATATATGGTAACAAAAGCTAAAGAACAAGGAGCATCAGACTTACTAGTAGCAGGTGTTAAAGATTTAATGAAAGCCGATGCCGCTTATTTAAATGAAAGTTATCGGGCTGCTAAAGAACATTATGGTAGTTTAAAAAATTATGTGAAGACAGGTTTAGGTTTTTCTGAGCAAGAAATCAAAGACTTACAAAAATTGTATTTAACCAAATAAAAAAGGAGGCGATGAGGATGCTGCCAAAAGAAATCTTAGATTCATTGGCCTTGGATGGAAAAGCAATTCCAATTGCCGGCGGAGATGTCAATCAGTCTTATCGGATTATTACGGCTGAGAATAATTATTTTTTGAAATTTCATCCGGGTGTCGAGCAAACTTTTTTTCAATCAGAAGTTAATGGGTTAAAAGAGCTAACTGATTTTGTCCGAGTTCCCCAAGTATATAATTGGGGTCAAACTGCAGAGGGTTCATATTTGGTTATGGAATGGATTGAACCAGGTGAAGGAAATCAAGAAGAACTAGCTGCGGCTTTAAGCATGATTCATCATCATACACATGAATTATTTGGTTTTTACGAGGATAATTACATTGGTGTTTTACCACAAGTTAATGCGCAGACGAATAACTGGGTGAGCTATTTTCTGACCTGTCGATTGGACGTACAGGTAGAGTTGGCCAAATTACACAATGTCTGGAACCCAAAACGAGAAGAGCTGTATTTACGTTTGAAAGAGAGAATTTATCATTCTTGGCAAGATAGACAAGTTATCCCTAGCTTGTTGCATGGCGATTTTTGGAGTGGTAATTATTTCTTTGACACTAATGGTAAACCGGTTTTAATCGATCCGGCCGTTTCTTACGGGGATCGGGAAATGGATATTGCCATGTCGCAACTTTTTGGTGGTTTTCGGCAAGAATTTATGACTACCTATGAAGATTTATTTCCATTAGAATCGGGATGGCAACAGCGGCAACCAGTATATCAATTGTACTATTTACTTGTTCATTTAAACCAGTTTGGGGAGAGCTATGGCGCACAAGTGGATGAGATTTTAAGCCAGTTTAGTTAAAAGTATTATCAGACTGGTATTCGATAGAAAATAAATTTAAAAAATACTGTACAGTAGTATTATATGTTTAGTTTAGGAGGATTTTTTTGTGGCTGTAAAATATACGCGCACGCATGAAGTTAGCTATTATGAGTGTGATGTAAATCAAACAATGACATTTCCAGCAATGATAGGAATTGCGATCAAGACATCTGAGGAACAAAGTGATGCATTAAATCGTAGTACGGAATTTATTCATCAATTTGGCTTGACGTGGGTGATTACCAATTATCATTTTACTATTCAACGTTTACCAAAAGTTGGCGAGATAATCCAAATTACAACGCAGGCAATGGAGTACAATAAATATTTTTGTTACCGAAATTTTTGGTTCCACGATAAAAAAGGCAATGAATTATTAAAAATTGAATCTGTCTTTGTTTTAATGGATATACAAAATAGAAAAATGACCAGTGTTCCAGAGGAGATTATTGCCCCATTCGAAAGTGAAAAAATTAAAAGGATTAAACGCTTTCCAACTATTGAAAAAATAGAAGAAGGGGAAAGTCTTCCGTATCGGGTTAGATTTTACGATATTGATAGCAATCAACACGTTAACAATGCCATGTATTTTAACTGGATGATCGATGTGTTAGGCTTTGATTTTTTGACCACGCATGTCCCCAAAGAAGTAAATATCCGCTTTGATAAAGAAGTGGAGTACGGCAATGAAGTAATGAGTCATTACGAAATCCTTAAAACTGATTCAATTAAAAGTCGTCATGAAATTAAAATTGGGGATCAACTTTATTGTGAAGCCAACATTACTTGGCTATTAAAATAAAAATGAAATGACAAAAAATGAGCATGCAGAAAAATCTGTTGCTCATTTTTTTAACGTTATTAGAAATGTAGTTATTTAGTGAAGCTTTATTGCGGCGGTACCTAAATAAATTATTAGCAAAAATTATTTTCTAACAGTTACAATATTAGTTTTCAATAAATGTTTTTAACTCAGCAATTGTAAGTTGGCGATTTTTGGCAATCAATAGTTTTAAGCGTGCTTTTTGGGAATTGATACTA
The genomic region above belongs to Enterococcus saigonensis and contains:
- a CDS encoding C1 family peptidase encodes the protein MSAIKRELTAKFAATFKENNKQTALQRGVVKNGISASAENMVAHVNNVPVFSVDLATGKVANQMQSGRCWMFAALNTFRHKMLNVFNLKDFELSQNYTFFWDKYEKANYFYENILATATEDLTSRKVAFLLQTPQQDGGQWDMIVSIFEKYGVVPKTAMPESSNSSNSRDLNNYLNKKLRKDAVTLRNLVASGKSTSEIQSEKENMLEEVYNFLAISLGTPPETFDFEYRDEEKNYHLDQNLTPQSFYEKYVGINLNDYVSIINAPTTDKPYNQSYTVEMLGNVVAGKEVKYLNVDMDTFKKLAIAQLEQGESVWFGCDVGQSSTRDSGIMALDAYDMNDLFDIDFTMTKAERLDYGESLMTHAMVLTGVDLVDGKSTKWKVENSWGEKVGTKGFFVMSDEWMDEYTYQIVVRKDLLTPEQLAAYEKAPTVLAPWDPMGALA
- a CDS encoding tyrosine-protein phosphatase encodes the protein MEQIIQLEKAANVRDLGGYIANNGIVRMNKVVRSASLSELSKHDQVKLEEYGVKKVIDFRSPSEATEAPDKIISESKAYFLPVFGHDETKVSISPQELLKQLEQGMTAESQMINVYRHFIEDEHAKLAYRKFLQILLENDKDNTSVLFHCTAGKDRTGFGAALLLDILEVDHQTIMADYLATNRYLNEQTEYMVTKAKEQGASDLLVAGVKDLMKADAAYLNESYRAAKEHYGSLKNYVKTGLGFSEQEIKDLQKLYLTK
- a CDS encoding fructosamine kinase family protein; its protein translation is MLPKEILDSLALDGKAIPIAGGDVNQSYRIITAENNYFLKFHPGVEQTFFQSEVNGLKELTDFVRVPQVYNWGQTAEGSYLVMEWIEPGEGNQEELAAALSMIHHHTHELFGFYEDNYIGVLPQVNAQTNNWVSYFLTCRLDVQVELAKLHNVWNPKREELYLRLKERIYHSWQDRQVIPSLLHGDFWSGNYFFDTNGKPVLIDPAVSYGDREMDIAMSQLFGGFRQEFMTTYEDLFPLESGWQQRQPVYQLYYLLVHLNQFGESYGAQVDEILSQFS
- a CDS encoding acyl-ACP thioesterase domain-containing protein; its protein translation is MAVKYTRTHEVSYYECDVNQTMTFPAMIGIAIKTSEEQSDALNRSTEFIHQFGLTWVITNYHFTIQRLPKVGEIIQITTQAMEYNKYFCYRNFWFHDKKGNELLKIESVFVLMDIQNRKMTSVPEEIIAPFESEKIKRIKRFPTIEKIEEGESLPYRVRFYDIDSNQHVNNAMYFNWMIDVLGFDFLTTHVPKEVNIRFDKEVEYGNEVMSHYEILKTDSIKSRHEIKIGDQLYCEANITWLLK